From Drosophila suzukii chromosome 2R, CBGP_Dsuzu_IsoJpt1.0, whole genome shotgun sequence, a single genomic window includes:
- the LOC108008137 gene encoding CLIP domain-containing serine protease B15, translating into MRVFAAGLLAVLASLFFGESEGLSSLLTNECGTTRHPSRVRRVVGGHNADRFANPWMVMVIGNDTFCSGSLITSLFVLTSASCLSISPKEVRLGEYDTECTSGDCLSSRLVININGQFIHPQYNFGLSTKNDIALLRMATKVVYSDYIRPICLSVDMPLPRPRQKFTATGWGRTSFSQTSHILQTTTLNLYDRKLCNGIFNQKLDSSQLCVGIENSDTCAGDSGGPLAAKIKYNNVRNGTSSGKTRRTFQFGIVSFGSSSCNGIGIYTNVNHYTNWIVNTIAKATSPRKG; encoded by the exons ATGAGGGTCTTCGCAGCGGGACTATTAGCAGTATTAGCTTCTTTGTTTTTTGGGGAAAGCGAAGGATTGAGTTCCTTGCTTACCAACGAGTGTGGAACAACTAGGCATCCCTCGAGAGTTCGACGGGTTGTGGGAGGCCATAATGCCGACAGATTCGCGAATCCGTGGATGGTTATGGTGATCGGGAATGATACATTCTGTAGCGGTTCGCTCATTACCTCTC TTTTTGTCTTGACTTCAGCGAGCTGTCTTTCCATATCGCCAAA AGAGGTTAGATTGGGCGAGTACGACACAGAATGCACCAGTGGGGATTGCTTATCCAGCCGCCTTGTCATTAACATTAATGGGCAATTTATACACCCTCAATACAATTTCGGTCTAAGTACTAAAAACGACATTGCCTTACTTCGAATGGCCACGAAGGTTGTGTATTCAg ACTATATCAGGCCgatttgtctgtctgtcgatATGCCCTTACCTAGACCTCGTCAAAAATTTACTGCCACTGGTTGGGGCAGGACTAGTTTTAGCCAAACAAGCCATATTCTACAGACAACCACTTTAAATCTTTACGATCGTAAACTATGCAATGGTATATTTAACCAGAAACTTGATTCATCGCAATTATGTGTTGGTATTGAGAATAGCGACACATGCGCTGGGGATTCTGGGGGTCCGTTAGCCGCCAagataaaatataataatgtaCGGAATGGAACCAGTAGTGGGAAAACTCGTCGTACTTTCCAGTTCGGCATTGTTAGCTTTGGATCTTCATCTTGTAATGGCATCGGTATTTACACAAATGTAAATCACTATACAAACTGGATTGTCAACACTATTGCTAAAGCAACAAGTCCTCGCAAGGGATAA